In Silene latifolia isolate original U9 population chromosome X, ASM4854445v1, whole genome shotgun sequence, the following proteins share a genomic window:
- the LOC141620727 gene encoding uncharacterized protein LOC141620727 — translation MRAVSRPKYGPNKVLCDGKLGIWPFVMDVPAKRNSKNRVASTLETKCIESITKKDNARPHITNRDEDFRKVASADGWNIKFTHQPPNSPDLNVLDLGFFRAIQSLQEKKKSNVLDELVHNTMKAFEELDVVKLNYVFITLQACMLEIMPLKGGIDYPIPHMHKTKLAAQGLLPNI, via the exons ATGCGTGCTGTATCAAGACCAAAATATGGTCCAAACAAAGTACTTTGTGATGGGAAACTTGGTATATGGCCATTTGTAATGGATGTACCAGCTAAAAGGAATTCAAAGAATAGAGTGGCTAGCACATTAGAAACCAAGTGTATAGAATCCATCACTAAGAAA GATAATGCAAGACCTCATATAACAAATAGGGATGAAGATTTCAGAAAGGTTGCTTCAGCAGATGGGTGGAATATAAAGTTTACTCATCAACCACCAAATTCCCCTGATTTAAATGTACTTGATTTGGGTTTTTTTAGAGCAATTCAGTCTCTACAGGAAAAAAAGAAGTCAAATGTTTTAGATGAACTAGTTCACAATACCATGAAGGCATTTGAAGAGCTAGATGTGGTGAAGCTTAACTATGTTTTTATCACATTGCAGGCATGCATGTTAGAAATTATGCCACTTAAAGGTGGTATTGATTATCCTATACCTCATATGCACAAAACTAAACTAGCAGCACAAGGTTTACTACCGAATATTTAA
- the LOC141618140 gene encoding pectinesterase inhibitor 11-like, whose product MATYTLSLFLIFLTTFVATVTATATTNAFNPASTTTNDFIKSKCSSTAYPTRCVQSLSYFATKIQKSPRQLAQTALTVSLSKARYAKTCMTQVSQSKGLRPKEVAVIKDCMEEISDAVDRLGKSVHEFQIAVRSRSRDFVWHMSNVQTWASAALTDLNTCVDEGKVLNRTVKKGIMDQFQGVMECTSNALALVNQFANKYSP is encoded by the coding sequence ATGGCTACCTACACACTTTCAttgttcctcatcttcctcaccACCTTTGTCGCCACCGTCACAGCCACCGCCACCACCAACGCTTTCAACCCCGCCTCAACAACGACCAACGACTTTATTAAGTCGAAATGTAGCTCCACGGCATACCCAACAAGATGTGTCCAATCACTCTCATATTTCGCAACAAAGATCCAAAAAAGCCCACGTCAACTAGCCCAAACCGCCCTAACCGTGAGCCTATCTAAGGCCCGGTACGCCAAAACATGCATGACTCAAGTTAGCCAATCTAAAGGGCTAAGACCCAAGGAAGTTGCGGTAATCAAGGACTGTATGGAAGAAATAAGTGACGCCGTGGACCGGTTAGGGAAATCGGTCCACGAGTTTCAAATAGCGGTTCGATCCCGGTCTCGGGATTTCGTATGGCATATGAGTAATGTGCAAACTTGGGCAAGTGCAGCTCTTACTGATTTAAATACTTGTGTTGATGAAGGTAAGGTATTAAATAGGACAGTTAAGAAGGGTATTATGGACCAATTTCAAGGGGTTATGGAATGTACTAGTAATGCTCTTGCTTTGGTTAATCAATTTGCTAATAAGTATTCACCTTGA